CAGAGCCAAGTCGGCCAAATGGTAAAATTTCTGTGTGTTTTGCTGTTCATGCTTGTAGCCGTGTTCAAATAAATCCAGCATGGATTCGTAGCTATTTTTAGGCTCAGGTAATGCTGCCAACGTAGCTCGCCCTCTGCGGTCATTAATATATTTGTACAGCTTCATCGCATGAAACCGTTCCTCCTCCGCCTGTACCAGAAAGAAGTTTGCGAATCCATCTAGACTTTCACTGGAGCAATAAGCGGCCATCGCCAGATACACATGAGCGGAGTAAAAT
This DNA window, taken from Paenibacillus kribbensis, encodes the following:
- a CDS encoding ferritin, whose protein sequence is MNDNLAQALNEQMNFEFYSAHVYLAMAAYCSSESLDGFANFFLVQAEEERFHAMKLYKYINDRRGRATLAALPEPKNSYESMLDLFEHGYKHEQQNTQKFYHLADLALDAREHATIHFLKWFIDEQVEEEALFDGVIQKLKRIEKDSNAFYMLDSEFAKRSFTAPAE